One window of the Rhodohalobacter sp. SW132 genome contains the following:
- a CDS encoding PVC-type heme-binding CxxCH protein — protein sequence MSSIYLIFPLFVLFYISCQSYPAIDKDDGIDINDLSGDEIHNPDYALLGVEMREGLDITLFASEDMVRNPTNMDVDDKGRVWITEGVNYRPRLNPDIPQKEEGDRIVILEDTNGDGKADKEIVFYQGNDINSALGIMVLGNKAIVSRSPDVMILTDTTGNDQADTKEILFTGIGGEDHDHGVHAFVFGPDGKLYFNFGDAGSQIRTPDGEIVVDESGNRVTEEDDIYRKGMVFRMNRDGSEFEVLGHNFRNNYEVAVDSYGTLWQSDNDDDGNRSVRINFVMEYGNYGYTDEMTGAGWRTRRVNLEDAVHDRHWHQNDPGVVPNLLDTGSGSPTGIIVYEGDLLPEVFHNQMIHTEPLHNVVRAYPVEKDGAGYSATIENLMVAPDNQWIRQVDVAVAPDGSLFVIDWYDPGVGGHQYRAPDRGRVYRIAPENTPYRVPEVNYSTIEGAIDALKSPNHETRSKAWLRLHEWGTDSENALADMWNSDHSVFRARALWLLTKIDGRSEYYIDEALQDENPDIRITGIRAARQLDIDIIPIIERMVSDPSPQVRREAAIALRHNESSEAPRLWAELAAQHDGQDRWYLEALGIAADRQWDAFLSSWLEYIDEEWDNPAGRDIIWRSRSERALPLLANIITNHSTDIDDNSRYFRAFHFHTSDLKTETLIGLLEGDHPQQTSITTYSLQQLNREDAERYPEVMQALNRALDRAEGTYEYLDLVERFRLENRHDELADLIVSYPDSTLGINAARHMLSHGGSDRLEAMIESSDQHEVESALRALGPVGSNQSLTFLRTTVLDESKDLETRQQAIEAFGYGSWNSEDWLLDMARDGVIPAELETAAANVLLGAYRASIREGAREYLHLAGAAEEVDIRPVSELIQQTGDIENGRMVYDRTCQICHQAEGRGTHFGPELSAIADKLPREGLYNAILEPNAGVVLGYEGYIFHLNDGSQISGIIESETTSELVLRLPGGFTSSYDVNEITSREQMEQSLMPAMQNSMTEQELIDLVEYLTTLQN from the coding sequence TTGTCATCTATATACCTGATTTTCCCGTTATTTGTCCTCTTTTATATTTCCTGTCAAAGTTACCCTGCTATAGATAAAGATGATGGTATCGATATAAATGATCTGTCTGGTGACGAAATACACAACCCCGACTATGCACTGCTGGGTGTAGAAATGAGAGAAGGACTTGACATTACTCTTTTTGCTTCTGAAGATATGGTCAGAAACCCTACCAATATGGATGTTGATGACAAAGGGAGAGTTTGGATAACTGAAGGTGTGAATTATCGACCGAGATTAAATCCAGATATACCTCAAAAAGAAGAAGGAGACCGGATCGTTATACTCGAGGATACGAATGGTGATGGGAAGGCTGATAAGGAAATCGTTTTTTATCAGGGTAATGATATCAATTCGGCGCTTGGTATTATGGTTCTGGGTAACAAAGCCATTGTTTCAAGAAGTCCCGATGTTATGATTTTAACTGATACTACCGGTAATGATCAGGCAGATACAAAGGAAATACTATTTACAGGCATCGGTGGTGAGGATCATGATCATGGTGTACACGCATTTGTGTTCGGCCCGGATGGTAAACTCTATTTTAATTTTGGAGATGCGGGAAGCCAAATTAGAACACCTGACGGAGAAATCGTTGTTGATGAGTCCGGAAACAGGGTAACAGAAGAAGATGATATCTACCGAAAAGGAATGGTATTTCGTATGAACAGGGACGGATCGGAATTTGAGGTTCTCGGACACAATTTCAGGAATAACTATGAAGTAGCAGTCGACTCCTACGGAACATTATGGCAATCGGATAATGATGATGACGGTAACCGTTCGGTGAGGATTAATTTTGTCATGGAATATGGCAATTATGGCTACACAGACGAAATGACTGGTGCAGGATGGAGAACCCGGAGAGTCAACCTTGAAGATGCCGTTCATGACAGGCACTGGCATCAAAATGATCCGGGTGTCGTCCCTAATCTTCTTGATACGGGATCAGGGTCACCAACCGGGATTATCGTTTATGAAGGTGATCTGTTGCCTGAGGTTTTTCACAATCAAATGATTCATACAGAACCTCTCCATAATGTTGTTCGGGCATATCCAGTTGAAAAGGATGGGGCAGGATACTCAGCAACGATTGAAAATCTCATGGTGGCACCAGATAATCAGTGGATTCGACAGGTTGATGTTGCAGTGGCTCCGGACGGTTCATTGTTTGTTATTGATTGGTATGACCCCGGTGTTGGCGGACATCAGTATCGGGCACCAGACAGGGGAAGGGTCTATCGGATAGCTCCTGAAAATACACCTTATCGTGTACCTGAAGTTAATTATTCAACTATTGAAGGAGCAATTGACGCATTGAAAAGTCCAAATCATGAAACAAGGTCGAAAGCCTGGCTGCGACTTCATGAATGGGGGACAGATTCTGAGAATGCACTGGCTGACATGTGGAATTCTGACCATTCAGTATTCAGAGCGAGAGCTCTCTGGTTATTAACAAAAATTGATGGTAGAAGCGAATATTATATTGACGAGGCATTGCAGGATGAAAACCCTGATATCCGGATCACTGGTATTCGTGCTGCCCGTCAGCTTGATATTGACATCATACCAATCATTGAGCGAATGGTCAGTGATCCTTCTCCACAGGTTCGCAGGGAAGCAGCGATTGCTCTCCGACATAACGAATCTTCTGAAGCACCTCGGTTATGGGCAGAACTTGCTGCTCAGCATGATGGCCAGGATCGATGGTATCTGGAAGCTTTGGGAATTGCAGCAGACAGGCAGTGGGATGCTTTTTTATCGTCCTGGCTTGAATATATCGATGAGGAATGGGATAATCCTGCCGGCCGTGACATCATCTGGAGATCAAGATCGGAACGTGCACTGCCATTGCTGGCTAATATTATTACAAATCATTCAACAGATATTGATGATAATTCACGTTATTTCAGGGCTTTCCATTTTCACACAAGTGATTTGAAAACAGAGACATTGATAGGTTTGCTCGAGGGAGATCATCCACAGCAAACGAGTATTACAACATATTCACTTCAACAGCTAAACAGGGAAGATGCAGAACGATACCCTGAAGTGATGCAGGCGTTAAACCGGGCACTTGATCGTGCTGAAGGCACATATGAGTATCTGGATCTGGTTGAACGCTTTCGACTTGAAAACCGACACGATGAACTTGCTGATTTAATAGTCAGTTATCCCGACAGCACTCTTGGAATTAATGCAGCAAGGCATATGCTCAGTCATGGTGGAAGTGATCGTCTGGAAGCAATGATTGAAAGTTCGGATCAACATGAAGTAGAGAGTGCATTACGTGCTTTGGGGCCTGTGGGCAGTAATCAGTCTCTGACTTTTTTACGAACAACTGTGCTGGATGAAAGTAAAGATCTGGAAACCCGGCAACAGGCAATTGAAGCCTTTGGGTACGGTAGCTGGAATTCTGAAGACTGGCTGCTTGACATGGCTCGTGACGGAGTTATCCCTGCTGAACTGGAGACAGCTGCAGCTAACGTTCTGCTAGGTGCATACAGAGCAAGTATCCGGGAAGGTGCCAGGGAATATTTGCATCTGGCAGGTGCAGCTGAAGAGGTTGATATCAGGCCGGTATCAGAGCTTATACAACAAACTGGTGATATAGAAAATGGCCGTATGGTATATGACAGAACCTGCCAGATATGTCATCAGGCAGAAGGACGCGGCACACATTTCGGCCCTGAGTTATCGGCCATCGCAGATAAATTGCCCAGAGAAGGTCTTTATAATGCAATCCTTGAACCGAATGCAGGTGTTGTGCTCGGATATGAAGGCTACATATTCCATTTAAATGATGGTTCTCAAATTTCCGGTATCATTGAAAGTGAAACCACCTCTGAACTCGTCCTGCGACTGCCAGGCGGATTTACCAGCAGTTATGATGTAAATGAAATAACTTCCAGAGAACAGATGGAGCAATCATTAATGCCTGCTATGCAAAATAGTATGACTGAGCAGGAATTAATTGATTTGGTCGAGTACTTAACTACACTTCAAAACTAA
- a CDS encoding SusC/RagA family TonB-linked outer membrane protein → MNELSKDTNSGSVFMLVCIVMLFAGVSMILSPITSNAQTIGSEYLVSLQNDFEEDLLTADLKDMKLTDALEYIAEQANLGISYNSNLIPDGSASLVIQEMPVLEAVNILLEGTGLSAHYISNGSVISIQEIKTPLNSISAMNLDVDRQETVSGTVVDVNTGESLPGVNILIMGTETGTATDTDGNFTLTVPSLQEILVFTYIGYQRQEVPIDGRSEIHVELQMQIFGTEELVVVGYGTRARETLTGSVTSISGERLQQAPVTNISNSISGQLPGVVTVNTSGEPGADGAMIRIRGEHTLGDNSPLVVIDGVPNRSGGLERLNPRDIENISVLKDASAAIYGAQAANGVILITTKRGQVGATQFNVDFNQGFNQPTRVPEMADAATYLEMLNEISLYRGNAAPYSQERIENHRQGTDPWLYPDTDWFAETLKPVSHQSRADMSVSGGSESVQYYVSFGGLTEDGFYHNSATRYNQYQFRSNIDGRITDNVTLGFDVTGRFEDRNYPTRSSGDIFRMVMRGKPHLPAYWPNGLPGPDIEYGDNPVVVGTPETGYNNDERYYFQSNLSVNIEVPAVPGLSVRSNIAYDRNFREQSVWQTPWTLYTWDYETYENGEPALEGSSRGYAEPRLFQERGSGQDIMVNLVANYQLDLQDHSFGVLLGTERQTFNNSYMNAFRRYFASDQIDQLFAGGDDELTNTGSASEGIRQNYFTRFNYDYQAKYLFEFVGRYDGSYIFPEGQRFGFFPAASVGWRLTQENWFREMTGFFDELKLRASWGQTGNDRIDEFQYLATFGFGSGYVFDNNVIVNSIHPTRSPNENVTWEVANQFDVGFEAEFLNNRFSIELDYFNYLREDILWFRNASVPMTSGFSLPRENIGEVSSYGFDGSITYRNQVSGSFMFDIRLNASYATNEINFWDEAPGAPEWQRSTGSPMNTSLYYNAIGIFQDEEEIANTPSWEGARPGDIIFEDVNGDGVIDGRDRIRIDKNHLPKWNGGLNINAVYRNFDLSVLFQGAAGAVHYLNTESGEIGNFLAEFAENRWTEDNPSTTHPRTWNRGDEYWSSNANTYFLRNTDYVRLKNLEIGYNLPQDVSNRLGLQRFRVYANGFNLLTWDSLNVMDPEAASSSGQYYPQKRVFNLGVSLTF, encoded by the coding sequence ATGAATGAATTAAGCAAAGATACAAATTCTGGATCGGTATTCATGCTGGTCTGTATTGTGATGTTATTTGCCGGTGTAAGTATGATACTTTCTCCGATAACATCAAATGCACAAACTATTGGGTCCGAATACCTTGTAAGTCTTCAAAATGATTTTGAGGAGGATCTTCTGACAGCTGATCTGAAAGACATGAAACTTACTGATGCATTGGAATATATTGCAGAACAGGCTAACCTTGGAATCTCTTATAACTCCAATTTAATTCCGGATGGAAGCGCTTCTCTTGTGATACAAGAGATGCCCGTTTTGGAAGCAGTAAATATTTTGCTTGAGGGAACTGGGCTATCAGCCCATTACATTTCGAATGGATCGGTTATATCAATTCAGGAGATCAAAACTCCTTTAAATAGTATTTCAGCGATGAACTTAGATGTAGATCGCCAGGAAACTGTAAGTGGAACAGTTGTGGATGTCAATACAGGTGAATCTTTGCCTGGGGTGAATATTCTTATAATGGGTACAGAAACTGGTACAGCTACTGATACCGATGGAAACTTCACATTGACGGTTCCCTCTCTTCAGGAAATACTGGTTTTTACATACATCGGTTATCAGAGACAGGAAGTTCCCATTGATGGCAGAAGTGAAATCCACGTTGAACTTCAGATGCAGATATTTGGAACTGAAGAACTCGTAGTTGTAGGTTATGGTACAAGGGCTCGTGAGACATTAACTGGATCCGTAACATCTATCTCAGGTGAAAGACTTCAACAGGCACCTGTCACGAATATATCAAACAGCATATCTGGTCAACTTCCCGGAGTTGTTACTGTGAATACAAGCGGTGAACCCGGCGCAGATGGTGCGATGATCCGTATTCGTGGAGAACATACACTCGGTGATAATTCACCTCTGGTCGTAATTGACGGAGTTCCTAACCGGTCAGGTGGATTGGAGCGTTTGAATCCAAGAGATATTGAAAATATAAGTGTGTTGAAAGATGCATCTGCAGCAATTTATGGGGCACAGGCGGCTAATGGGGTGATTCTTATTACCACGAAACGGGGACAGGTAGGTGCTACTCAGTTCAATGTTGATTTCAATCAGGGATTCAATCAACCTACAAGAGTACCAGAAATGGCGGATGCTGCCACTTACCTGGAAATGTTGAATGAAATCTCTCTATACAGAGGAAATGCCGCTCCGTATTCACAGGAAAGAATCGAAAATCACAGGCAGGGTACAGATCCTTGGCTTTATCCAGATACAGATTGGTTTGCTGAAACTCTTAAACCTGTTTCACACCAATCTCGTGCAGATATGTCTGTTTCTGGTGGCAGTGAATCAGTACAATATTATGTATCATTCGGTGGGTTAACGGAAGATGGCTTCTATCATAACAGTGCAACGCGATATAATCAGTATCAATTCAGAAGTAATATTGACGGACGCATTACCGACAATGTAACTCTTGGATTTGATGTAACGGGCCGATTTGAAGATCGAAACTACCCGACAAGATCTTCGGGTGATATTTTTCGGATGGTTATGAGAGGCAAACCTCATTTACCGGCTTATTGGCCAAATGGATTACCGGGTCCTGACATTGAATATGGGGACAACCCGGTTGTTGTGGGAACACCGGAAACAGGCTATAACAATGATGAACGGTATTACTTTCAAAGTAATCTTAGTGTCAATATTGAAGTTCCCGCTGTTCCGGGCCTATCAGTAAGAAGTAATATTGCCTATGACAGAAATTTCAGGGAACAAAGTGTATGGCAAACACCGTGGACATTATATACCTGGGATTATGAAACATATGAGAACGGTGAACCTGCGCTGGAAGGTTCCTCAAGAGGGTATGCTGAACCCAGACTGTTTCAGGAACGCGGTAGCGGCCAAGATATCATGGTGAACCTGGTTGCCAATTACCAGCTTGATCTTCAGGACCATTCATTTGGTGTTTTGTTAGGAACCGAGCGCCAGACATTCAATAATTCGTATATGAATGCGTTTCGTCGTTATTTTGCATCTGATCAAATCGATCAGCTTTTTGCCGGTGGTGACGATGAACTAACCAATACAGGAAGTGCTTCAGAAGGTATTCGGCAAAACTACTTCACACGGTTTAATTACGACTACCAAGCCAAATACCTGTTTGAGTTCGTTGGGCGATATGACGGTTCATACATATTCCCTGAAGGTCAAAGGTTCGGTTTCTTCCCTGCTGCTTCTGTTGGTTGGAGATTAACCCAGGAAAACTGGTTTCGTGAAATGACCGGTTTCTTTGACGAATTGAAACTTCGGGCATCCTGGGGACAAACTGGAAATGACCGCATCGATGAATTCCAATATCTTGCTACATTCGGATTTGGCAGTGGTTATGTCTTTGATAATAATGTTATTGTCAACAGTATTCACCCAACCCGAAGTCCAAATGAAAACGTTACCTGGGAAGTTGCTAACCAATTTGACGTTGGTTTTGAAGCAGAATTTCTGAATAACCGGTTTTCAATTGAACTGGACTACTTCAATTATCTGCGTGAGGATATCCTCTGGTTTAGAAATGCATCAGTTCCTATGACATCAGGTTTTAGTTTACCTCGTGAAAATATTGGAGAGGTATCCAGTTATGGTTTTGATGGTTCAATAACCTATCGAAACCAGGTTAGTGGAAGTTTTATGTTTGATATCAGGTTGAATGCCAGCTATGCGACCAATGAGATCAATTTCTGGGATGAAGCTCCCGGCGCACCAGAATGGCAGAGATCCACCGGTTCACCGATGAATACAAGCCTTTATTACAATGCGATAGGAATTTTCCAGGATGAAGAAGAAATCGCAAATACTCCAAGCTGGGAAGGTGCACGTCCTGGCGATATCATTTTTGAAGATGTCAATGGGGACGGTGTAATAGATGGACGAGACAGAATTCGCATCGATAAAAACCATCTTCCAAAATGGAATGGTGGCCTGAACATCAATGCAGTGTACAGAAATTTTGATCTCTCAGTTCTGTTTCAGGGTGCAGCCGGAGCAGTGCACTATCTGAATACTGAATCCGGTGAGATTGGAAATTTCCTGGCTGAATTTGCAGAGAATAGGTGGACAGAAGATAATCCGAGCACGACCCACCCAAGAACCTGGAACAGGGGTGATGAATATTGGTCAAGTAATGCTAATACTTACTTTTTAAGAAATACCGATTACGTCAGGCTTAAAAATCTCGAGATTGGTTATAACCTTCCCCAGGATGTTAGTAATCGCTTAGGGTTACAAAGGTTCAGAGTCTATGCTAATGGATTTAATCTCTTGACCTGGGATAGTTTGAATGTAATGGATCCGGAAGCTGCAAGCAGTTCTGGTCAATACTATCCACAGAAGCGAGTTTTTAACCTCGGTGTCTCTTTAACTTTTTAA
- a CDS encoding FecR family protein → MKTPDQNLLDKYFNGTATRKEAEIILEWFQSVEGTRYLENHFQNAASSNEINSKVPIYKVRKHAVLNSILHRISRENTEAILKKPIRNTRRNSYKLVAATILVLFSLLFLLQIIHTNTPDVEYRYSTGPYEMQRVNLSDGSMIGLSENSKLTISEDPSNEDFEISLEGQAYFNVSSRENREFRIYTDDTEVSVLGTVFNIKSNNQTGQVIVAVEKGKVSFKNVKQNSGTTLTENMIGIYETNNMSLHTESSEVHNYMSWYHGSIVFTNTPFEEVLQQLERIFDITNKIESDDLNSLRLTANFKRGSLEHTLSTIAEGLNIDYTIRNGTIHWNQKTN, encoded by the coding sequence ATGAAAACACCAGATCAGAATTTACTTGATAAATATTTTAATGGTACAGCAACCAGAAAAGAGGCTGAAATAATACTGGAATGGTTTCAATCAGTAGAGGGTACCAGATATCTTGAAAATCATTTTCAAAATGCTGCTTCTTCAAATGAAATCAATTCTAAAGTACCTATATATAAAGTCAGAAAACATGCCGTCCTGAATTCAATTCTGCATCGTATTTCCAGAGAAAATACAGAAGCAATTCTGAAAAAACCGATAAGAAACACAAGAAGGAATTCCTACAAACTGGTTGCAGCAACAATACTTGTTTTATTTTCACTTCTTTTTTTGTTGCAAATCATTCACACGAATACACCTGATGTAGAATACAGATATTCAACAGGTCCTTATGAAATGCAGAGAGTTAACTTATCAGATGGAAGCATGATCGGATTAAGTGAAAATTCAAAATTAACGATATCTGAAGATCCATCGAACGAAGATTTTGAGATATCACTCGAAGGGCAGGCATATTTTAATGTCTCAAGCCGGGAAAACAGGGAGTTCAGGATTTATACGGACGATACAGAAGTCTCTGTATTAGGTACTGTATTTAATATAAAAAGCAATAATCAGACAGGGCAAGTAATAGTTGCCGTCGAAAAAGGTAAAGTCTCATTTAAAAATGTAAAACAGAATTCCGGTACAACTCTCACCGAAAATATGATTGGGATATATGAAACTAATAACATGAGTTTGCATACCGAGTCCTCAGAGGTTCATAATTACATGAGCTGGTACCATGGAAGTATCGTTTTTACCAATACGCCTTTTGAAGAAGTATTGCAACAGCTTGAAAGAATTTTTGATATAACCAATAAAATAGAAAGCGATGATTTGAATTCCCTTCGACTAACCGCAAATTTCAAAAGAGGTTCATTGGAGCACACTCTAAGTACAATAGCAGAAGGATTAAACATTGATTACACCATCAGAAATGGGACAATACACTGGAATCAGAAAACAAATTAA
- a CDS encoding hydroxypyruvate isomerase family protein produces the protein MKISRRNAIGKLGALAGSTAFLGMFKGINRADKTLEKYDLKGRVNHSVCRWTFSDFSLEELCQAANEIGITSIELVGPDEWDILKKYNLDCAMPWGAGLGIERGWNNPELHNELVESFEEVIPQVAEAGFKQIITFSGNRNGMDDETGWENCERGIKRIMSTAEKHDIIVSMELLNSKVNHPDYQCDNTPWGVEMVDRIGSDHFKLLYDIYHMQIMEGDVIRTIRDYHDYFSHYHTGGVPGRNEIDETQELYYPAIMEAIVETGYDGYIGQEFIPTWDEPFEALNHGVKVCDV, from the coding sequence ATGAAAATTTCAAGACGTAATGCGATAGGTAAATTGGGAGCTTTGGCCGGCTCAACTGCTTTTTTGGGAATGTTTAAGGGAATTAATAGAGCTGATAAAACTTTGGAGAAATATGATTTAAAGGGCAGAGTCAATCATTCTGTCTGCAGATGGACATTCAGCGATTTCAGTCTTGAGGAACTCTGTCAGGCTGCAAATGAGATCGGAATTACTTCCATTGAACTGGTTGGACCCGATGAGTGGGACATTTTGAAAAAATACAATCTGGACTGTGCCATGCCCTGGGGAGCAGGACTTGGTATTGAGAGGGGATGGAATAATCCTGAACTCCATAATGAACTCGTGGAATCATTTGAAGAAGTGATCCCGCAAGTGGCAGAAGCAGGATTCAAACAGATTATCACATTCTCAGGTAACAGAAACGGAATGGATGATGAAACCGGGTGGGAAAATTGTGAGAGAGGTATCAAACGCATTATGAGCACTGCTGAAAAACATGACATCATTGTAAGCATGGAGTTGCTGAACAGTAAAGTAAATCATCCTGATTACCAGTGTGACAATACACCCTGGGGAGTTGAGATGGTGGACCGAATCGGTTCAGATCATTTTAAGCTCCTGTATGATATTTATCATATGCAGATCATGGAAGGGGATGTGATACGAACCATCCGAGACTATCACGACTATTTCTCGCATTACCATACCGGAGGTGTACCGGGAAGAAATGAGATTGACGAGACTCAGGAACTTTACTATCCTGCCATAATGGAGGCAATCGTAGAAACAGGGTATGATGGTTACATTGGACAAGAGTTTATACCCACATGGGATGAGCCCTTTGAAGCTCTGAATCATGGTGTTAAGGTATGTGATGTGTGA
- a CDS encoding RagB/SusD family nutrient uptake outer membrane protein, producing MKNLIIIILVILGSLAFFSACDHSALNVQPLSEMSQEDVWNDPGLARLYLNDIYQGMGNGYVALALASGVDETKHTHGWDDGPVRQSIITPDNLGFFRSWENWFPHFRWDDNYSKIRDANILLDNIDDVTMSEHDKNIMKGEALFLRAYFYHNLARLWGGVPVLTVPHTLEDDFFVSRNSFEETIDQIISDLDQAASLLPEVQSQDGRATKGAALALKSRVHLYAASDLYHVNPGGMPETGYNGANQQALWRAAKDAAQEVIDMNFYRLHEANPAPGDSAAENYANIWLVDGHAETILQHHFTPSHSYSWFQADIGLFNGPNGWHNWGGDTPLQQHVDAYEMADGTPFNWNNPDHANDPYVNRDPRFYASIFYNGSQWRQRPDNMLALDPDGIVQTADYEVAGQSDMRPGLDTRSGPIEDWNGTHTGYYMRKFLDPTVNHQFEMQDRPWIYLRYAEILLNYAEASAELGEYGDARDALNQIRRRAGMPDVPVAESGDELLERVRNERRVELAFEEHRFFDVRRWMIAPDVYQDGQRIRIIGRLNGDGSYTYEYSVEATDNRGWNDRAYFLPIWRDEINSNDNLVQNPGYD from the coding sequence ATGAAAAATTTAATTATTATTATATTAGTAATTCTGGGTTCACTGGCATTCTTTTCGGCATGTGATCACTCCGCGCTGAATGTTCAGCCGTTAAGTGAGATGTCGCAAGAAGATGTCTGGAATGATCCCGGTTTGGCAAGGTTATACCTGAATGATATCTATCAGGGAATGGGGAACGGTTATGTCGCACTGGCATTAGCATCAGGTGTGGATGAAACAAAACATACACACGGCTGGGATGATGGGCCTGTAAGGCAATCCATAATCACTCCTGATAATCTGGGATTTTTCAGGAGCTGGGAGAATTGGTTTCCTCATTTCAGGTGGGATGATAACTATAGTAAAATCCGGGATGCCAACATTTTGCTTGATAATATTGATGATGTTACAATGTCTGAACATGACAAAAATATCATGAAGGGAGAAGCATTGTTCCTGAGAGCGTATTTTTATCATAATCTTGCCCGTTTATGGGGTGGAGTACCTGTACTGACTGTGCCACATACATTGGAAGATGATTTTTTTGTTTCCCGCAATTCTTTTGAGGAGACTATTGATCAGATTATATCAGACCTGGATCAGGCTGCATCTTTGCTTCCCGAGGTTCAAAGTCAGGATGGACGGGCTACAAAAGGTGCAGCATTGGCCTTGAAATCCCGCGTACATCTGTATGCAGCAAGTGACCTCTATCATGTAAATCCAGGTGGTATGCCCGAGACCGGATACAATGGCGCAAACCAGCAGGCACTTTGGAGAGCAGCGAAAGATGCTGCACAGGAGGTCATCGATATGAACTTTTACCGTTTGCATGAAGCAAACCCGGCACCGGGCGACTCAGCAGCGGAAAACTATGCCAATATCTGGCTTGTTGATGGCCATGCAGAAACGATCCTCCAGCACCATTTTACACCATCACATTCATACAGTTGGTTTCAAGCTGATATAGGTCTTTTTAATGGTCCTAACGGCTGGCATAATTGGGGTGGAGATACTCCACTGCAACAGCATGTAGATGCCTATGAAATGGCTGATGGAACTCCCTTTAACTGGAATAATCCGGATCATGCCAATGACCCATATGTAAACCGGGATCCGCGTTTTTACGCTTCCATTTTTTACAACGGTTCACAATGGAGACAGCGGCCGGATAACATGCTGGCGCTCGATCCGGACGGTATTGTTCAGACTGCAGACTATGAAGTTGCCGGACAGAGCGATATGAGGCCTGGTCTTGACACAAGAAGTGGACCAATCGAAGACTGGAACGGAACTCATACAGGCTATTATATGCGAAAGTTTCTGGATCCGACTGTAAATCATCAGTTTGAGATGCAGGATCGGCCCTGGATATACTTGAGGTATGCTGAAATTCTTCTCAACTACGCTGAAGCTTCAGCTGAACTCGGTGAATATGGCGATGCCAGGGATGCATTAAATCAAATCCGTCGAAGGGCCGGAATGCCGGATGTACCAGTTGCAGAGTCAGGAGACGAACTCCTTGAAAGGGTACGAAATGAACGAAGGGTTGAACTTGCATTCGAAGAGCACCGATTCTTTGATGTTCGTCGCTGGATGATTGCTCCGGATGTGTATCAAGATGGCCAACGAATCAGAATCATAGGAAGACTGAATGGTGATGGCTCTTATACTTATGAATATTCTGTTGAGGCCACGGATAATCGTGGATGGAATGACCGAGCCTATTTCCTTCCGATCTGGCGGGATGAAATCAACAGTAATGACAACCTGGTTCAAAATCCGGGATATGATTGA
- a CDS encoding ThuA domain-containing protein — protein sequence MKYLISVLTVILISVFAFTANGSDLPDLVIKDFDDGNNILIFSKTAGFRHSSIETGREALMEWAKENGVSATATENAALFTDENLALFDAVVFLSTTQTVFNDDQRAAFKSYIQNGGGFVGIHSATDTEYEWPWYNELVGAYFSSHPQIQTATLNVENSNHPSMTMLPDEFERRDEWYNFRDFNHDVNVLMTLNPQSFEGSEHSDMHPIAWYHEFDGGRVFYTGGGHTEESYSEELFMNHLWKGIEYAMGLHD from the coding sequence ATGAAGTATTTGATAAGTGTATTGACAGTTATTTTAATTTCAGTTTTTGCGTTTACTGCTAACGGCAGTGATTTGCCGGATTTAGTTATAAAGGATTTTGATGATGGAAATAACATCTTGATTTTTTCAAAAACTGCAGGGTTTCGGCATAGTTCTATAGAAACCGGCAGAGAAGCATTAATGGAATGGGCTAAAGAAAACGGAGTGTCGGCAACAGCAACTGAAAATGCAGCACTGTTTACTGACGAAAATCTGGCCCTTTTTGATGCCGTTGTGTTTCTGAGTACAACTCAGACTGTCTTTAATGATGACCAGCGTGCTGCTTTTAAAAGCTATATTCAAAATGGTGGCGGTTTTGTTGGAATACATTCAGCAACTGATACAGAATATGAATGGCCCTGGTATAATGAACTGGTGGGCGCTTATTTCAGCAGTCATCCTCAAATACAAACCGCAACCCTGAATGTTGAGAATTCCAATCACCCATCGATGACCATGCTGCCGGATGAGTTTGAACGGAGGGATGAATGGTATAATTTTAGAGATTTCAATCATGATGTGAATGTACTGATGACGTTAAATCCTCAAAGTTTCGAAGGTAGTGAGCATAGTGATATGCATCCTATTGCCTGGTATCATGAATTTGATGGAGGAAGAGTGTTTTATACAGGCGGCGGGCATACAGAAGAGTCTTACTCCGAGGAACTGTTTATGAACCATCTCTGGAAGGGTATTGAATATGCAATGGGTTTACATGACTAA